In Aminobacterium sp. MB27-C1, a single genomic region encodes these proteins:
- the flgL gene encoding flagellar hook-associated protein FlgL, whose protein sequence is MTRVTNSMMHQTLLSDLHKNLARMLEQSHQLTTGKKHSRPSDNPIDVTRELGLSTSITENTQYRRNLDDAVTWLSNTDTSMNQMTDIVHRIRELAVYAGDGALSQTEMDAIAEEMVQLQEELINTANYSVEGRYLLAGLNTSVPPFKRDDLGRVIYTGNTEHVEFEVERGVVGQVSFHGREIFPQSGRDYSIQSRALPMDFRWEGRSEIIQIKVGDRVAKVRIPERWSDDQLPGIDQPTDENGFRDQGELKGYTLDQIADIINTSKDMGDISKLVTVRTVTDSASQVQHLEFVSHTGEPIQVTSWPETDTTETDHSHAGLVSLLGMETTLQSVEFSSDTLSLSGGALHWRLQSGDNKADLQIEASASLTVDELAERIRQVAGDWLEVVVQTDSAETSSTLDGEVATKKLLLRPKDNEPLVIYDKAGTSSAQYAAQWGLSTAMTTEPGASVSFSTATTLDPNLPALMKVSVGDKDYTVKIYLEDVRSASGGNSVDSLKVLEQIVDQVGDDVLGMDILDSSTQYGALFSKTGEPVVLRDMNFSDPSFAAFSGGLALQMGVQTGLTGGSGATDDMITAGGTLRIATLGKTVDITIDAGSTPEDVARRIREAAGDWIDVSYYDPRPGESGSQIQFGLVAKDGSPLTVYDVQGTVASDIMNMDNAIKGTVDVSGWTPPANGTFSISINGMEHTIDLSAISPSEAGNPVTIEDLVHTINSRFQEQGVKAELVKDGADQRLVLWSPQGFSIEATQSGDDATALLGATSAQTENRGGIGAYSQKITVRTGANQQKTDFFGVIENLANAVRQQDREGINSIMLGKIDDFTDNLLRCRTREGAVQKRYTSNQSRLQQNNLNLTELYSKVSDVDLAEAYTQHKMTEAIYQASLAMMAQIIQPTLVDFLR, encoded by the coding sequence ATGACGCGTGTAACGAACTCGATGATGCATCAGACGTTACTTTCTGATTTGCATAAAAATTTAGCTCGAATGCTTGAACAGAGCCATCAGCTTACTACAGGAAAAAAACATAGCCGACCGTCAGATAACCCCATCGATGTGACACGGGAGCTTGGTTTGAGCACGTCTATAACAGAGAATACCCAATATCGTCGTAACCTTGATGACGCCGTAACATGGCTTTCCAATACAGATACATCAATGAACCAGATGACCGATATTGTTCATCGTATTCGTGAACTTGCTGTTTATGCTGGTGACGGTGCCCTCAGCCAGACTGAAATGGATGCAATAGCAGAAGAGATGGTGCAACTTCAGGAAGAACTTATAAATACAGCAAATTACTCCGTGGAAGGTCGGTATTTGCTGGCGGGTTTAAATACCTCTGTCCCCCCCTTTAAGAGAGATGATTTGGGACGAGTTATCTACACTGGAAATACAGAACATGTAGAGTTTGAGGTAGAGCGAGGTGTAGTTGGTCAGGTCTCTTTCCATGGGCGGGAAATTTTTCCTCAAAGTGGAAGGGATTACTCTATTCAGAGTCGTGCTTTGCCTATGGATTTCAGGTGGGAAGGCCGATCCGAAATTATACAGATAAAGGTTGGAGATCGTGTCGCAAAGGTGCGCATCCCAGAGCGATGGTCTGATGATCAGTTGCCTGGTATCGATCAGCCAACTGATGAAAATGGATTTCGAGATCAGGGAGAATTGAAGGGGTACACATTAGACCAGATAGCTGACATTATCAATACAAGCAAAGATATGGGAGACATTAGTAAGCTAGTTACAGTTCGTACTGTAACAGATTCTGCAAGTCAGGTTCAGCATCTTGAATTTGTAAGCCATACCGGTGAGCCTATTCAAGTGACAAGTTGGCCCGAGACCGATACTACTGAAACAGATCATAGCCATGCAGGGCTGGTCTCTCTTTTAGGTATGGAAACGACATTGCAAAGTGTAGAGTTTTCATCAGATACTCTTTCTCTTAGTGGAGGAGCTTTACATTGGCGGCTACAAAGCGGAGATAACAAAGCTGATTTGCAAATTGAAGCCTCTGCTTCGCTTACAGTTGATGAGTTGGCAGAACGCATACGTCAGGTAGCCGGAGATTGGTTAGAAGTTGTTGTTCAGACAGATAGTGCTGAAACGTCTTCAACTCTTGACGGCGAGGTCGCTACCAAGAAGTTGCTTTTGCGCCCTAAAGACAATGAACCGTTAGTTATTTACGATAAAGCGGGAACAAGTAGCGCTCAATATGCTGCTCAATGGGGATTGTCAACGGCGATGACAACGGAGCCAGGAGCGTCAGTTTCTTTTTCCACAGCAACAACTCTGGATCCAAATTTACCTGCCCTTATGAAGGTCTCAGTTGGCGATAAAGATTACACTGTAAAAATTTATCTTGAAGATGTCCGTTCAGCTTCAGGGGGAAATAGTGTTGATAGTTTAAAAGTACTTGAGCAGATTGTAGACCAGGTTGGTGACGATGTTTTAGGTATGGATATTCTTGATTCGTCTACACAATATGGGGCTTTATTCTCGAAAACTGGAGAGCCTGTCGTTCTTCGCGATATGAACTTCTCCGATCCTTCTTTTGCTGCTTTTTCTGGAGGTCTTGCCCTCCAGATGGGAGTGCAGACAGGTCTTACAGGAGGAAGTGGTGCGACAGACGATATGATAACTGCTGGAGGAACATTGCGCATCGCTACATTGGGCAAGACAGTAGACATTACCATAGATGCTGGAAGCACCCCTGAAGATGTGGCTAGGCGGATACGAGAAGCGGCAGGGGATTGGATAGATGTCTCTTACTATGATCCTCGCCCTGGAGAGAGTGGAAGTCAGATTCAATTTGGACTAGTAGCTAAAGATGGTTCTCCATTGACAGTTTACGATGTGCAGGGGACAGTAGCGAGTGACATAATGAATATGGATAATGCTATTAAGGGAACGGTTGATGTGTCTGGGTGGACACCTCCTGCTAATGGAACGTTCTCTATCTCTATTAATGGAATGGAACACACAATAGATCTTTCTGCCATATCCCCGTCTGAAGCAGGAAATCCTGTTACTATCGAAGACCTTGTTCATACGATTAATAGTCGTTTTCAAGAGCAGGGAGTTAAGGCCGAGTTAGTAAAAGATGGGGCAGATCAGCGCCTTGTACTTTGGTCTCCACAAGGGTTTTCAATAGAAGCCACGCAATCGGGAGACGATGCAACTGCCTTGCTGGGGGCTACTTCAGCCCAAACGGAGAATCGTGGTGGGATAGGCGCCTATTCTCAAAAAATAACTGTTCGTACGGGGGCAAATCAACAGAAAACAGACTTCTTTGGAGTAATTGAAAATTTGGCAAATGCTGTTCGTCAGCAAGATAGAGAAGGTATCAACTCTATAATGTTAGGTAAAATCGACGATTTTACCGATAATTTACTTCGTTGTCGAACTCGAGAGGGTGCCGTACAAAAAAGGTACACTTCAAACCAAAGTCGACTTCAACAGAACAATTTAAATCTTACGGAGCTTTATAGCAAAGTGTCGGATGTTGATTTAGCGGAAGCCTATACACAACATAAAATGACTGAAGCCATCTATCAGGCAAGTCTTGCCATGATGGCGCAGATCATACAACCTACTCTAGTAGACTTTTTACGATAA
- a CDS encoding GNAT family N-acetyltransferase: protein MKAKLEYAFYDSKKAVTPAELRDLYRFTRWGRSRSLEDIARMLEGTTMCFSVRHGEKLIAFCRILTDFVFRGSLWDIMVHPDFQGKGIGSALIDYALSHPAIRSIPLILTYTSELEPFLAQYGFERNEGALMLLRRPIEYS, encoded by the coding sequence ATGAAAGCTAAACTGGAATATGCATTTTACGATAGTAAAAAGGCTGTGACGCCGGCAGAATTAAGAGATCTTTATCGCTTTACTCGTTGGGGACGAAGCCGTTCCCTTGAGGATATAGCTCGCATGCTTGAAGGAACCACTATGTGCTTTTCTGTTCGTCACGGTGAAAAACTGATAGCTTTTTGCAGAATTCTGACAGATTTTGTATTTAGGGGATCTTTATGGGACATAATGGTTCATCCCGATTTTCAAGGCAAAGGGATTGGGTCTGCTCTCATCGATTACGCCCTTTCTCATCCGGCTATACGGTCTATCCCCCTTATTTTGACGTATACGAGCGAACTTGAACCTTTCTTGGCTCAATATGGTTTTGAGCGAAATGAGGGAGCCTTAATGCTTTTACGACGTCCCATTGAATATTCCTAA
- a CDS encoding alcohol dehydrogenase, translating to MLIVACQICGETKVLAGTPDVDGVARAMWICPKCGAGQVVQLQISADARKSDLRKIVHGLAFQKAVSVHES from the coding sequence ATGCTCATAGTAGCGTGTCAAATATGTGGCGAAACTAAAGTCTTAGCAGGGACCCCAGATGTAGATGGAGTTGCCCGTGCTATGTGGATTTGTCCAAAGTGCGGAGCAGGTCAAGTTGTCCAACTTCAAATATCTGCTGATGCTCGCAAATCGGATTTGCGTAAAATAGTTCATGGATTGGCGTTTCAGAAAGCGGTAAGTGTACATGAAAGCTAA
- the flgK gene encoding flagellar hook-associated protein FlgK has translation MFNSFFGLEMGRRAMDYFRRSMETAGHNISNADVEGYSRQRVDASSTDPFTNPGLSRPNVPGQIGTGVKIDAIRRLRDEFLDLQFREESSVQGYWETMEKALNTIELYVNEPAGEGFKVALDDYWSKLQELQKRPDEASVREALVSSAQNLTVYMDQLVRNYGEYRVALDNDLLLKVQQANDYIDQIGALNTTIAEIQGVGGNPNDLLDQRDLLTEKLSELININVSLPSDMDDGDFKIYLDGKLLVQGDKTRHLVAVPVPGNEGFHDVQVEDNLFDIVDNTDVLYLMPGQNAPEGVHSLQVDRLASETSWKVGGGDSSFTPRLRPQSPTEALNIRGAFTLSVGTQGTLSKSKIMPSQTVLSSGQDGDTYSFRVGAGSEEQIISITWNATDGRWDLSDGTNTAQSLSGELSLSDLNSFLNTSLSSMQVTASLDGNQMTIRSMDDHLLSITDIKGGIASNLGLTSSGKTVSIEVTEEDTLETIRNKINGAFGEEDGVSAPEEWLHAAIEKDEVTGTYFLTLESNVLGEASRINVMGDENGSLNVARRLGFLGDDNATSWLETSQDAAFSFDGKTYLSSMNEMKEARRVPRQADYSATVNEEISSGLRFELRGLGRAEITIKHHVKGGSILGTMEARDDMILSFKDQLDEVVYGLVTEMNARHYAGHGMGDSSMTTGIAFFEPISGKYGASAHFSFNMDLDKDPSLIAAARGDGKGASRGEGDGSNALALAQLKQAKVLQNGAADVNEYYLSFLASLGSKGLQAKTMATNQRHLTEQIDTQRQATMGVNIDEEVMDIIKFQQAFNAMARYITTVDEMLDRIINGMGVVGR, from the coding sequence ATGTTTAATAGTTTTTTTGGCCTCGAAATGGGTCGTCGTGCAATGGATTATTTTCGAAGGTCTATGGAAACTGCGGGACATAACATATCTAACGCTGATGTAGAGGGCTATTCTCGTCAGAGAGTAGATGCTTCTTCAACAGATCCATTTACAAATCCCGGCCTTTCTCGACCCAACGTTCCCGGGCAAATTGGGACAGGAGTCAAAATTGATGCTATCCGCCGTCTCAGAGATGAATTCTTAGATCTTCAGTTTAGAGAGGAATCGTCTGTTCAGGGATATTGGGAGACGATGGAAAAGGCCTTGAATACGATAGAGCTTTATGTTAATGAACCGGCTGGTGAAGGTTTTAAAGTTGCCCTTGATGATTACTGGTCTAAATTACAAGAGCTACAGAAACGACCTGACGAGGCTTCTGTTCGAGAGGCTCTAGTAAGTAGTGCGCAGAATCTTACTGTATATATGGATCAGCTTGTAAGAAACTATGGAGAGTACCGTGTAGCTCTTGATAACGACCTTCTTTTGAAAGTGCAGCAGGCAAATGATTATATAGATCAGATTGGAGCTTTAAATACGACGATTGCCGAGATTCAGGGAGTTGGAGGAAATCCAAACGATCTTCTTGATCAGCGCGATCTTTTGACGGAAAAATTAAGCGAATTAATTAATATAAATGTTTCATTGCCATCTGATATGGATGATGGCGACTTCAAAATTTACCTTGATGGGAAACTATTGGTGCAGGGGGATAAAACAAGACATCTTGTAGCTGTTCCTGTACCTGGCAACGAGGGATTCCATGATGTGCAGGTGGAAGATAACCTTTTCGATATAGTTGATAATACTGATGTCCTCTATCTCATGCCGGGGCAAAACGCTCCAGAAGGTGTTCATTCCCTCCAGGTTGATCGTTTAGCTTCTGAAACATCGTGGAAAGTTGGTGGAGGAGATTCTTCTTTTACTCCTCGCCTTCGTCCTCAATCACCGACAGAAGCATTGAATATCCGAGGAGCTTTTACTCTGAGCGTTGGCACGCAAGGGACGCTGTCAAAATCGAAAATAATGCCGTCTCAGACAGTTCTATCTTCTGGACAAGATGGGGACACATACTCCTTTCGGGTTGGAGCAGGTTCTGAGGAACAAATTATTTCAATTACGTGGAATGCAACTGACGGAAGATGGGATCTCTCTGATGGAACAAATACAGCGCAGTCTCTCAGTGGAGAATTGTCATTAAGTGATCTTAATAGCTTTCTCAATACAAGTCTTTCTTCAATGCAGGTTACTGCCTCTTTAGACGGAAACCAAATGACCATCCGTTCTATGGATGATCATCTTCTTTCAATAACTGATATAAAGGGCGGAATTGCTTCAAATTTAGGACTTACTTCGTCTGGTAAAACAGTATCAATAGAAGTTACTGAGGAAGATACTCTTGAAACTATCCGAAACAAAATTAATGGGGCTTTCGGAGAAGAAGATGGTGTTAGCGCTCCTGAGGAGTGGCTTCATGCGGCTATAGAAAAAGATGAAGTAACCGGAACATATTTCCTCACGTTGGAAAGCAATGTACTAGGTGAAGCGTCGCGGATTAACGTAATGGGAGATGAGAACGGCTCCCTCAATGTGGCTCGACGTCTTGGCTTTTTAGGTGATGATAATGCAACAAGTTGGTTAGAAACCTCCCAAGATGCAGCTTTTTCTTTTGACGGAAAAACATATCTTTCTTCAATGAATGAGATGAAAGAAGCGAGACGAGTTCCTCGGCAAGCTGACTATTCTGCAACTGTCAATGAGGAAATTTCGTCAGGCCTTCGTTTTGAATTGAGAGGGCTTGGAAGAGCTGAAATAACCATAAAGCATCATGTAAAAGGTGGTTCTATTTTAGGAACCATGGAAGCCAGAGATGACATGATTTTAAGTTTCAAAGATCAACTCGACGAGGTTGTCTATGGTCTCGTTACGGAAATGAATGCTCGTCATTATGCAGGTCATGGCATGGGTGATTCGAGCATGACAACTGGAATTGCCTTTTTTGAACCTATCTCTGGTAAATATGGAGCATCAGCGCACTTCTCTTTCAATATGGATTTGGATAAAGACCCCAGCCTTATTGCCGCGGCTAGGGGAGATGGCAAAGGTGCTTCAAGAGGAGAAGGAGACGGTAGTAATGCTTTGGCTCTTGCTCAGTTGAAACAGGCGAAAGTGCTTCAGAATGGTGCTGCTGATGTAAACGAATATTACCTCTCTTTCCTTGCCAGTTTGGGATCAAAGGGATTACAGGCCAAGACTATGGCGACGAACCAGCGTCATTTAACAGAACAGATAGACACACAGCGGCAGGCAACTATGGGCGTAAATATAGATGAAGAAGTGATGGATATTATAAAGTTTCAACAAGCCTTTAATGCTATGGCGCGATATATTACTACAGTGGATGAAATGCTTGATCGTATCATTAATGGTATGGGTGTCGTAGGCCGATAG
- a CDS encoding YkgJ family cysteine cluster protein, translating into MNQLKSIESAWWREGLSFTCLGCGRCCRGEPGAVWVSEEEEKKIAEWLNISLSVFRVYYETRRWGPPSLKEKQAGECVFYNSERARCTIYPVRPAQCSLFPFWPSVLATPESWRKAALLCPGMNEGRFYTAIEIEAYLNKFPSVIPTL; encoded by the coding sequence ATGAATCAGCTTAAAAGTATAGAGAGCGCTTGGTGGCGAGAGGGACTTTCCTTTACATGTTTGGGGTGTGGGCGCTGTTGTAGGGGAGAACCAGGCGCTGTTTGGGTTTCTGAAGAAGAAGAGAAGAAGATTGCCGAGTGGCTTAACATCTCCTTGTCTGTTTTCCGGGTTTATTATGAAACAAGGCGATGGGGGCCTCCGAGCCTTAAAGAAAAACAAGCTGGTGAATGTGTCTTTTACAATTCAGAACGGGCTCGATGTACTATTTACCCTGTTCGCCCAGCGCAGTGTTCTCTCTTTCCCTTTTGGCCTTCAGTTTTAGCTACGCCAGAAAGTTGGAGAAAAGCGGCCTTGCTTTGCCCAGGAATGAATGAAGGACGCTTCTACACCGCTATAGAAATAGAGGCATACTTGAATAAATTTCCGTCTGTTATTCCTACTCTGTAA
- the flgM gene encoding flagellar biosynthesis anti-sigma factor FlgM has protein sequence MIDKIHGIYGPSPVGKVNGKKHSGRSASEETDGVEFSSFAKELAKARVELKKIPDVRLDKVEDFKKQIQDGQYRPDMNKVAECLIRAGLLDKEE, from the coding sequence ATGATCGATAAGATTCATGGCATTTATGGCCCTAGCCCTGTAGGGAAGGTCAACGGCAAAAAACATTCGGGCCGTTCGGCATCAGAGGAGACTGACGGAGTTGAGTTTAGCTCTTTTGCTAAAGAGTTGGCAAAAGCGCGAGTTGAACTCAAGAAGATTCCGGATGTTCGGCTTGATAAAGTCGAAGACTTTAAAAAACAGATACAGGACGGACAATATCGGCCCGATATGAACAAGGTCGCAGAGTGTCTTATTAGGGCAGGATTACTCGACAAAGAGGAATAA
- a CDS encoding flagellar basal body P-ring protein FlgI, producing MKDNSKWLKRIFAGILVLVLLLPMGPNTLHAGVHPAVRIKDLADIQGIRSNQLVGVGLVMGLQGTGDKAKMSLQMVRNLMSQFGLTVDEGLVKSKNVASVTVTCELPPFARPGQQIDVTVSTMGDAKSLQGGTLLQVPLKGADGRVYAVAQGPVLVGGFSAEGGAARMSKNVVTVGRVPNGALVERDVPMNFSANGTISLLLKDPDFTTAERVALAINSRFGGIASPIDAGMIQIVIPPQFSSSPSSFIANIERLTVEPDMVARVVVNERTGTVVMGGDVKISTVAVAHGNLTVRVTEKPEVVQPEPFATGRTAVQPRTEIAAEEQAGSLISLGATATVSDLVNSLNSVGATPRDIISILQAVKEAGALHGELVVM from the coding sequence ATGAAAGACAATAGTAAGTGGTTGAAAAGAATTTTTGCGGGCATATTAGTCTTGGTTTTGTTGCTTCCCATGGGGCCAAACACCCTCCATGCCGGTGTTCATCCTGCAGTACGTATTAAAGATTTGGCAGATATACAGGGTATTCGTTCGAACCAGCTCGTAGGTGTTGGTCTGGTTATGGGGTTACAAGGAACTGGAGATAAGGCAAAAATGTCTTTGCAAATGGTTCGTAACCTCATGAGTCAGTTCGGGCTTACAGTTGACGAAGGTTTGGTTAAAAGTAAAAATGTAGCCTCTGTTACAGTTACCTGTGAACTTCCTCCCTTTGCTCGGCCAGGGCAGCAAATAGATGTTACTGTAAGCACTATGGGCGACGCGAAGAGTCTTCAAGGTGGTACGCTCCTTCAGGTGCCTCTCAAAGGTGCAGATGGAAGGGTTTATGCTGTTGCGCAAGGGCCAGTTCTTGTTGGAGGGTTTTCTGCAGAAGGTGGAGCGGCCAGAATGTCAAAAAATGTTGTTACTGTGGGCAGGGTTCCTAACGGAGCCCTTGTTGAGCGTGATGTTCCTATGAACTTTTCTGCCAATGGAACAATTAGTCTTCTTCTGAAAGATCCTGATTTTACAACGGCCGAACGTGTTGCTCTGGCTATAAACTCCCGCTTTGGAGGGATCGCTTCTCCTATAGACGCGGGGATGATTCAGATTGTTATCCCTCCCCAATTCTCCTCTTCTCCGAGTTCGTTCATTGCAAATATTGAAAGGTTGACTGTTGAACCAGACATGGTGGCGCGCGTTGTTGTCAACGAAAGAACGGGTACAGTCGTTATGGGCGGAGATGTTAAAATCAGTACAGTGGCTGTGGCACATGGAAATCTTACAGTACGTGTGACAGAAAAACCTGAAGTTGTTCAGCCAGAGCCTTTTGCTACAGGAAGAACAGCTGTTCAGCCACGAACAGAAATAGCGGCGGAGGAACAGGCTGGAAGCCTCATCTCTTTGGGTGCTACGGCGACTGTTAGTGATCTTGTGAATTCATTGAATTCTGTAGGAGCGACACCAAGAGATATTATCTCAATTTTGCAGGCTGTAAAAGAAGCAGGTGCCCTTCACGGGGAACTTGTTGTCATGTAA
- a CDS encoding DUF3084 domain-containing protein → MQAQIWSDMNWKLIITLLIVSAILAYLGDRIGMRIGKKRISLFGLRPRHTSQIITALTGVVISIGILLTMSVVSENVRTALFSMKFLQSQIVNLTSELQESREESQLMSIRLVESQTKLESQETKLKEIQQKLASVQPKVEKAQEELASVKSEKAALEKEKFKLDQEISSLRQEADRLREGLVQVRSGRIAVFAGELLGQQVIERKSSKEDVESAFEELHHRAEMVLSLRTGKPAEEIVLGVDPETEKKKMDECINAPARKFVRIIADANILLGEDVRVRYEVYDSRLVYENGEVVAQRTWVPNSGDAESFLHSLLAEVNRRAVAEGIMPDAASGKVGAMDATDFFDAVEELQKVEKAVDVTVITLDDIYTEGPVRIKFHITTL, encoded by the coding sequence GTGCAGGCCCAAATATGGTCTGATATGAATTGGAAACTTATTATTACACTCCTAATTGTGAGTGCGATCTTGGCCTACTTGGGAGATCGTATTGGCATGCGCATCGGTAAAAAACGGATTTCACTTTTTGGGTTACGGCCGCGCCATACGAGTCAAATTATTACTGCTCTCACCGGTGTTGTTATTTCTATAGGAATTCTGCTCACCATGTCTGTCGTGTCAGAGAACGTACGAACTGCCCTTTTTTCCATGAAATTTCTGCAAAGCCAAATTGTTAATTTAACGTCCGAGTTGCAAGAAAGTCGAGAAGAATCTCAACTTATGTCTATTCGTTTAGTGGAGAGTCAGACAAAGCTTGAATCCCAAGAGACAAAACTCAAAGAGATTCAACAAAAACTTGCGTCCGTACAACCTAAGGTTGAAAAAGCTCAGGAAGAATTAGCTTCGGTAAAAAGTGAAAAAGCAGCATTAGAGAAGGAAAAATTCAAATTAGACCAGGAAATAAGCTCACTTCGTCAGGAAGCTGACCGACTTCGTGAAGGATTAGTGCAGGTTCGAAGTGGAAGGATAGCAGTCTTTGCCGGCGAGCTTTTAGGTCAGCAGGTTATAGAGAGAAAAAGTTCTAAAGAGGATGTTGAATCTGCTTTTGAAGAACTTCATCATCGTGCGGAAATGGTTTTGTCTTTGCGTACAGGAAAACCGGCTGAAGAAATTGTTTTAGGTGTCGATCCTGAAACAGAGAAAAAGAAGATGGACGAATGTATAAATGCTCCTGCTCGTAAGTTTGTTCGAATTATTGCCGATGCAAACATATTACTGGGTGAAGACGTTCGGGTGCGGTACGAAGTTTATGACAGCCGCTTAGTCTATGAAAATGGTGAAGTTGTAGCTCAGCGGACGTGGGTTCCTAATAGTGGAGATGCAGAATCTTTCTTGCATAGCTTATTAGCAGAGGTAAATAGAAGGGCTGTTGCCGAGGGAATTATGCCAGATGCCGCAAGTGGCAAGGTTGGGGCAATGGATGCAACTGATTTTTTCGATGCTGTTGAAGAACTGCAAAAAGTGGAAAAAGCTGTAGATGTTACGGTTATAACATTAGATGATATATACACAGAAGGACCGGTGCGAATAAAATTCCATATCACGACACTTTAA
- the flgN gene encoding flagellar export chaperone FlgN yields MDGLELSKILLQQTDVLQKMHGVVVQQREALKEGRLELLQQLMKDQQNYAFQAETLERERQRISGRISSFYHCPSTIADFCQNMQPDVARELRQAADGLLRIVGKLQAEMAILARLVEESQTLSEITIAEWRRLEGLTSSKNGLDVCG; encoded by the coding sequence ATGGATGGCCTTGAACTTTCGAAAATTCTTCTGCAGCAAACTGATGTTCTGCAGAAAATGCATGGTGTTGTAGTGCAGCAGAGAGAGGCGCTCAAGGAAGGGCGCCTCGAATTATTGCAACAGTTAATGAAAGATCAGCAGAATTACGCCTTTCAGGCAGAGACTTTAGAACGAGAACGTCAGAGAATATCTGGGCGTATTTCGTCTTTCTATCATTGTCCATCTACTATTGCTGATTTTTGTCAGAATATGCAGCCAGATGTTGCTAGGGAATTACGACAGGCGGCAGATGGTTTGCTGAGGATTGTTGGCAAATTACAGGCAGAGATGGCAATTCTTGCTCGGTTGGTAGAAGAAAGTCAGACGTTAAGCGAGATAACTATAGCTGAGTGGCGGCGTTTGGAGGGGCTGACTTCCTCTAAAAATGGTCTTGACGTATGCGGATAA
- a CDS encoding ComF family protein — translation MNIPKYFCFIWAKWIKQIIWPVECPVCGRIASIGCLSCLESLLSHPVERKIDGDLTLLSGAYHQDICRELVLRLKYEGWGELGHIMGRALARSISQAIGDALVPIPLHRQSKRPWNQAELIAQGISQEWNIPVFNMLKWKKDKTTQTSHSSMERRTMQDDVFHFCGQNKPVYSVILVDDVSTTGTTLRRAASTLRKYAIHVETAITWSTSLRYLR, via the coding sequence TTGAATATTCCTAAATATTTTTGTTTCATTTGGGCAAAATGGATAAAGCAGATCATATGGCCTGTTGAATGTCCCGTATGTGGTCGAATTGCTTCTATCGGGTGTCTTTCTTGTCTGGAATCTCTTCTTTCTCATCCAGTAGAAAGAAAAATAGATGGTGATTTGACTCTTCTATCAGGTGCGTATCACCAAGATATATGTCGAGAATTAGTTTTAAGATTGAAATATGAAGGCTGGGGAGAGTTGGGGCATATTATGGGGCGAGCTTTGGCCAGAAGCATCTCTCAGGCGATAGGAGATGCTCTTGTCCCTATTCCTCTTCACAGACAAAGTAAACGGCCATGGAATCAAGCTGAGCTCATTGCACAGGGCATATCTCAAGAGTGGAACATCCCAGTCTTTAATATGCTCAAATGGAAAAAAGACAAAACCACACAAACTTCTCACTCCTCAATGGAAAGACGCACAATGCAAGATGATGTTTTTCATTTTTGCGGACAAAACAAGCCAGTTTACTCTGTAATCTTGGTTGATGATGTTTCTACTACTGGCACCACTCTTCGAAGAGCGGCATCTACTTTGAGAAAATATGCGATACATGTAGAGACAGCTATAACGTGGTCAACTTCTCTTCGTTATTTGCGCTAA